A stretch of the Bacteroides sp. genome encodes the following:
- a CDS encoding co-chaperone GroES, with protein sequence MKELQAVNQQVILDFSDKKEEQRTAAGIIIPDTAKEKPRMAPVVSMAAIENAEIKPGDVVIFKQYSGTELKFEDKDYLIIPYADILAKVVETETI encoded by the coding sequence ATGAAAGAACTGCAAGCCGTAAATCAACAAGTCATTCTTGACTTTTCGGACAAGAAAGAAGAACAACGCACCGCCGCCGGCATCATCATCCCCGATACCGCCAAAGAGAAGCCCCGCATGGCCCCCGTGGTCAGCATGGCCGCCATCGAAAACGCCGAGATCAAACCCGGCGACGTGGTCATCTTCAAGCAATACAGCGGCACCGAACTGAAGTTTGAAGACAAGGATTACCTCATCATTCCCTACGCCGACATCCTGGCCAAAGTAGTGGAAACCGAGACGATATAA
- a CDS encoding glutaredoxin domain-containing protein, which yields MEQVHSHNEFLEKAKATEKAFLLLFKSDGQQSLCAFQNLQQALAEQPDAPVFTADVAKVRDIHGEYAITSVPSLLVFDHGRLSSVIKGCQDSSYYKAIAQNAIYQAKARAEGKAHKRVTVYSTPTCSWCNTLKGWLRKNNIPFTDVDVSRDEQAARTLVNRTGQQGVPQTDINGQWVVGFDQNRLKQLLEI from the coding sequence ATGGAACAGGTTCATTCACACAACGAATTTCTTGAAAAGGCGAAAGCCACCGAGAAGGCCTTCCTGCTGCTTTTCAAATCCGATGGGCAGCAGAGCCTCTGTGCCTTTCAGAACCTTCAGCAGGCCCTTGCCGAGCAGCCTGACGCCCCGGTCTTTACCGCCGATGTGGCAAAGGTGCGCGACATCCACGGGGAATACGCCATCACCAGTGTGCCCTCCCTGCTGGTGTTCGATCATGGCAGGCTGAGCAGCGTCATCAAGGGCTGCCAGGACAGCAGCTATTACAAGGCCATCGCACAGAATGCCATCTACCAGGCCAAAGCCCGCGCCGAAGGCAAAGCCCACAAAAGGGTCACCGTCTATTCAACCCCGACCTGCTCGTGGTGCAACACCCTGAAAGGCTGGCTGCGCAAAAACAATATCCCCTTTACCGATGTTGATGTTTCGCGCGATGAACAGGCCGCCCGAACCCTGGTGAACCGCACCGGCCAGCAAGGCGTGCCACAGACCGACATCAACGGGCAGTGGGTGGTGGGTTTCGACCAGAACCGCCTGAAACAATTGCTCGAAATTTAA
- a CDS encoding FAD-dependent oxidoreductase, whose protein sequence is MDGVKHYDAIVIGAGPAGLTAGIYLSRARLKTLLLDSGTVGGQMVLTHEIANYPGVESMSGYQLASIMRKQAKGFGCDIKSNIVIESMQLEGELKQVTLSGGMVFTAHAVILTPGGRSRTLGVKGEGRFKGRGISYCATCDGDFFTDKEIVVVGGGNSALEEAVSLTKYASKVTVVHQFDHFQAFEHAVEEARSNPKISFMMQSAIVAFNGEEKLESVDIKNLNSGEISKFATDGVFIFIGYVPNTEFLQGVLDLNQWGEIIVKPDMSTSLEGVYAAGDSIVKRYRQVTTAVGDGTIAALAASGFLHEQKTRKRQPELV, encoded by the coding sequence ATGGATGGAGTAAAGCATTATGATGCCATCGTGATAGGTGCAGGCCCTGCCGGACTAACGGCAGGGATCTACCTGTCGCGTGCCCGCCTGAAGACCCTCCTGCTCGACAGCGGCACCGTGGGCGGACAAATGGTGCTTACCCACGAGATCGCCAATTACCCCGGCGTGGAAAGCATGAGCGGCTACCAGCTGGCAAGTATCATGCGGAAACAAGCCAAGGGCTTCGGGTGCGATATCAAATCAAACATTGTCATTGAAAGCATGCAGCTCGAAGGCGAGCTGAAGCAGGTGACCCTGTCAGGCGGAATGGTGTTCACGGCCCATGCAGTGATCCTCACCCCCGGCGGCCGTTCACGTACGTTGGGCGTTAAGGGCGAGGGCCGCTTCAAGGGACGCGGCATCTCCTACTGTGCCACCTGCGATGGCGACTTCTTTACCGATAAGGAGATTGTAGTCGTAGGCGGAGGAAACTCGGCCCTCGAAGAGGCCGTATCCCTGACCAAATATGCCTCCAAAGTGACCGTCGTTCACCAGTTCGACCACTTCCAGGCCTTTGAGCACGCCGTAGAGGAAGCCCGCAGCAACCCGAAAATCAGCTTCATGATGCAGTCGGCCATCGTGGCTTTCAATGGCGAAGAAAAACTCGAAAGCGTCGACATCAAAAACCTCAACTCGGGTGAGATCAGCAAGTTCGCCACCGACGGGGTGTTCATCTTCATTGGTTATGTGCCCAATACAGAGTTCCTGCAAGGGGTGCTTGATTTGAACCAATGGGGCGAAATTATTGTTAAGCCCGATATGTCGACCAGCCTTGAGGGCGTGTATGCCGCCGGCGACAGCATCGTCAAGCGCTACCGCCAGGTCACCACGGCCGTGGGCGATGGCACCATTGCCGCCCTGGCAGCTTCCGGCTTCCTGCACGAGCAGAAAACCCGCAAGCGCCAGCCTGAACTGGTATAA
- a CDS encoding thioredoxin family protein, translated as MLYTNLKHIESAAEHAKIINENENVMVICGRMGPMCIPVYGIAEELEEEYPHVKFYDMEFDHPEAHVIRNLPEVRGFMGIPFTIYYKNGKVVKATSSIQSRQQITAIIDEHFAQPVNA; from the coding sequence ATGTTGTACACCAATCTGAAGCACATCGAGTCGGCAGCCGAGCATGCCAAAATCATTAACGAAAACGAAAATGTCATGGTCATCTGTGGCCGCATGGGACCCATGTGTATCCCCGTTTATGGCATTGCCGAAGAACTCGAGGAAGAATATCCCCACGTGAAATTCTATGATATGGAATTTGACCATCCCGAGGCTCATGTGATCCGCAACCTCCCCGAAGTACGCGGTTTTATGGGTATCCCCTTTACCATTTATTACAAAAACGGCAAGGTGGTAAAAGCCACTTCGAGCATCCAGAGCCGTCAGCAGATCACTGCCATTATTGACGAACATTTTGCTCAGCCCGTAAATGCATAA